The Bacteroidota bacterium genomic interval TTGCTCCGTGCCTTGCTCGCGCACCACGACGGCCGCGGCGGCGATGTCGGGGTGGCTGCGGAGCGTCGCCTCGATCTCGTTGAGCTCGATGCGGAACCCGCGCAGCTTGATCTGTCGGTCTACCCGGCCGTGGAAGGCCAGCGCTCCGTCCGGGCGCCAGCTTGCCCGATCTCCCGTTTTGTAGAGGCGCTCCCCGTGATTGGCGAACGGATCTGGAATGAATCGCTCGGCCGTGTGCCTCGCTCGGCGACAGTAGCCCCGCGCCAGCCCGATGCCTCCGAGATAGAGCTGCCCTGGGACGCCGATCGGCACCGGTCGCAGGTGCTCGTCCAGCACGTACGTGCGCATGTTGGCGACGGGCCGTCCAATGGGAACAGCCTGGCTGCCATCCGTACGCTCGCACGCCCACGCCGTGACATCGATCGAGGCCTCTGTGGGACCGTAGAGGTTGTGGAGGCCAGCCGCCGCGTTGACATCGAAGAACTGGTCGCGCAAATCGTGGGTGAGCGCCTCACCACTGCAGACGACGCGCGCAAGCGTGCGCGTCTTCGCGGCGACCTCCGATGCCTGGAGGAAGGCGCGCAGCATGGACGGCACGAAATGAGCGGTGGTGATCCGCTCACGCTGCATCAGCGACGCGAGATACTCTGGATCGCGATGCCCGCCCGGCCGCGCCATCACCAGGGCCGCACCTTGCCAGAGCGGCCAGAAGAATTCCCAGACCGAGACGTCGAAGCCGAAAGGCGTTTTCTGGACGACCCGGTCTGCGGGGGTGAGGCCATACGCCTGCTGCATCCAGTGCAGCCGGTTCGCGATCCCGGCGTGCTCGATCATGACCCCCTTGGGCCGCCCGGTCGACCCCGACGTGTACATCACGTAGGCCAGCTGGTCAGTCCGATGCTTCACCGAGGGCCGAGACGCGGGCAGCGCATCCAGCACCCCCCAAGCGGCCTCGACCGTCACCACGGGGACGGCAGACTCCCCGAGCTTCGAGCGCACCGCCTCCGCGCAGAGCGCGACCGCGGCCTGCGTCTCTTGCAGCGAGAACACGAGCCGGGCTGGTGGCGAGTCTGGATCGAGGGGCAGGTAGCTGCCTCCTGCTTTCAAAATGGCCACCATGGACACGACCATCTCGACGGAGCGCCGCTGGCACACTCCGACCGTCACGCCGGGGCCAACCCCCCGTCCCACAAGCAGGTGGGCGAGTTGGTTTGCCTGCCGCTCTAACACACCATAGGTCAGGTGGACGCCGTCTACGACCACCGCTACGGAATCCGGAGCCCGCGCTGCTTGCTCTTCGATCGGACCATGCAACAGCGTCTCGCTCGGATAGTCCTCCTGCGTCTCGTTCCATGCCGTCGTCACCTGGACCTGCTCGTCCCCCTTCAGCATCGAAAGCTGCGAGAGGCGCTGCGCCGGATCCATGGTCATCGACTCCAGAAGCTCCACGTAGTGCGCCACGAAACGCCCGGCAGCATCTTCGTCGAACAGGCGTGTCCTGTACAGCAAGGCGAGGCTATACTCTTCCTCGCCGCGCGCCACCGACATAGCGATCTCGAACTCCGCACTCGGCGTGGGCACAGCCACGGACCTCAGCGGCAAGTCCGAGTGGGGTATGCCTCCTCCCTCCTGTCCCAGGAGCAGCGGAGCATAGTTGGCCCCCCTGCCCGTCTCCGCGGAGAGGTCACTTGACTGATGCGCCTGCTGCATCGCAAACAGAGCCTGGACCAGCGGCGTCATGTCTGAGCGCCGGCGACCAGCCAAGTCCTCCACCATAGACGGGAACGGATAGGGCTGGTGGGCCCGCGCCTCGCCGAGGGTGGCGCGCGTTTGCTGTACGAAGGACCGGACGGTGGGGTCGCCAGCGTTTGTGGACCGGAGCGGAAGCAGGTTCACGAAGTAGCCGACGGTGTTGGCCCATTCGGCACGAGAGCGGCCCGTCGAAACTGTCCCGGTGAGCAGGTCTTCTTGCTCTGTGTAGCGGTGCAGGAGAAGCTGGAACGCCGCCATGAGCACGGCGAAGCTGGTCGTTCCCTCCGCGGCGGCCAGGCGGTCGACTCGGCGCGACAGATCCAGCGGGAGGCGTCCCGCCACCTGAGCACTCTCCGAGCCTCGGCGCGCATCGTCGGCCGGGTTCTCTGGCAGTTCGAGCACCTGGGGAGCCCCGTCGAGCTGGCGCTTCCAGTAGGCCCGCACCGCCGCGCCTTCCGGGGCGTCTTTGTGTGCGTCCACGTAGGCTCCGTAGTCAACGACGCGCCCCCGCGCTGCTGCCAGCGAGCTTGGCCGAGCGTGGTACGTCGCCCCGTAGAGCTCCTGGAGTTCGCGTAGCAGCCCTTCCACCGACCACAGATCCGCGACGATGTGATGAACGACGAGAAGAAGCACCGGGGCCACGTTCGGCCCCCGATAGAGCACGGTTCGGAATAGCGGCGCCTCCGAAAGCGCGAGCGGCTTGGCCGCAGCCCTGGCAAGCATCGTCTCACGATGGCGCTCCGACGCACACTCGACGACGTCAAACCGAACCGAGGCCTCGTCGACCACGCGTTGCTGCACAACGCCCCGGTCTTCTGCGAAGCTCGTGCGCAGCGCCGCATGCCTGGTCACGAGTTGATGCAGGGCCACGCGGAGCGCCGGTTCGTCCACCTGGGCAGGGAGACGCACGGCCCGTACGATCTGGTAGGTCGCCGCGTTGGGCGCGGTGTGGTGCAACATCCAGAGCGCCGTCTGCCCCGGCGATGCCGCGTAGGCGACGACTCCCGGTTCGGTGTAGAGCGGCGTTGCACGAGGTATGGAGGCCGCGCGCCCTGCGCCTGCCGCTAAGGACTCTGCGAGGTGGCTCAACGTCTGTCCACCAAGCAGGTCTTCCACCGAGACGGTGACGTCTAGCTTCTCTTCAAGGTGCGCCGCGAACGTAATCGCGCCCAGGGAATCGAGGCCCTGGGAGGTTAGAGGGATGTCGGTCTGGACAGCGGAGGCGGGTCGCTTCAGCAGGCGCGCCACGCCCTCCACGAGTGCAGCGACGAGTTGCGCAGGGTTCTTCGCGCTACTGGGCTCGAGTGCCAGCAGAGCG includes:
- a CDS encoding amino acid adenylation domain-containing protein; amino-acid sequence: MTVAHNRATFIDVLREHAQQRPAARALTFLAGDQGVEQQYTYGELDQRARAVAALLQQHDAYGRRALLLYPHGTAFIEAFLGALYAGCVPVPLYPPRRNQSLERIRAVADNAESSLILTTESIRKGIDAQENELVDWRPQTWVETESAEDSLARAWQPADLRPDSLAFLQYTSGSTGAPKGVMVSHGNLISNQRMIRSAFKHEGTPAVVGWLPLYHDMGLIGNLMHPLYLGASCVLMSPVDFLKRPARWLEAISTYRARTSGGPDFAYSLCVDKVSDEDQAGLDLSCWKLAFNGAEPIRSATMNRFVERFARSGFRGEAFYPTYGLAEATLFVTGDRVGQAADVLSVDPEALTEHRVEEAAHSAAAQHLVGCGGADEDVTIAIVGADGRECEPGTVGEIWVKGPSVAQGYWNAPELTQEAFENALPGREGSYLRTKDLGFVHEGSLYVTGRLQDLVIIRGRNYYPQDLERAAESSHSALRDGSGAAFTVELDGGAALVVVVEVRRSAWRSLDAAEATQAIRHAIALEHGLDTHAVVLVKPGAVKKTSSGKVRRKACRTAFVRGEFEAARLDVPVLEGRDAASSDSRKDAGHADSALLALEPSSAKNPAQLVAALVEGVARLLKRPASAVQTDIPLTSQGLDSLGAITFAAHLEEKLDVTVSVEDLLGGQTLSHLAESLAAGAGRAASIPRATPLYTEPGVVAYAASPGQTALWMLHHTAPNAATYQIVRAVRLPAQVDEPALRVALHQLVTRHAALRTSFAEDRGVVQQRVVDEASVRFDVVECASERHRETMLARAAAKPLALSEAPLFRTVLYRGPNVAPVLLLVVHHIVADLWSVEGLLRELQELYGATYHARPSSLAAARGRVVDYGAYVDAHKDAPEGAAVRAYWKRQLDGAPQVLELPENPADDARRGSESAQVAGRLPLDLSRRVDRLAAAEGTTSFAVLMAAFQLLLHRYTEQEDLLTGTVSTGRSRAEWANTVGYFVNLLPLRSTNAGDPTVRSFVQQTRATLGEARAHQPYPFPSMVEDLAGRRRSDMTPLVQALFAMQQAHQSSDLSAETGRGANYAPLLLGQEGGGIPHSDLPLRSVAVPTPSAEFEIAMSVARGEEEYSLALLYRTRLFDEDAAGRFVAHYVELLESMTMDPAQRLSQLSMLKGDEQVQVTTAWNETQEDYPSETLLHGPIEEQAARAPDSVAVVVDGVHLTYGVLERQANQLAHLLVGRGVGPGVTVGVCQRRSVEMVVSMVAILKAGGSYLPLDPDSPPARLVFSLQETQAAVALCAEAVRSKLGESAVPVVTVEAAWGVLDALPASRPSVKHRTDQLAYVMYTSGSTGRPKGVMIEHAGIANRLHWMQQAYGLTPADRVVQKTPFGFDVSVWEFFWPLWQGAALVMARPGGHRDPEYLASLMQRERITTAHFVPSMLRAFLQASEVAAKTRTLARVVCSGEALTHDLRDQFFDVNAAAGLHNLYGPTEASIDVTAWACERTDGSQAVPIGRPVANMRTYVLDEHLRPVPIGVPGQLYLGGIGLARGYCRRARHTAERFIPDPFANHGERLYKTGDRASWRPDGALAFHGRVDRQIKLRGFRIELNEIEATLRSHPDIAAAAVVVREQGTEQLLAAYVVPVGDAELSSRELRLFLGARLPRYMVPGSVTVLGTLPQTSSGKIDRKSLPAPDRVTGNASEAPRSELESVLCEAWKEVLGVSAVGIHDNFFDLGGHSLMAMKIASEVRRAHGTELPIALLFEAPTVAQLADQLHEMGQGTEATPDGRSDTVHLKF